A stretch of Spirosoma oryzicola DNA encodes these proteins:
- a CDS encoding O-antigen ligase family protein: MALVILTIVIALLQINSYSDSSVIKTVPIALSALCLYYYALKSNINTILALIGQNKSLLFLLVMILIGNFRSNYPDQTIGFTISRTISTLLLFSALLLAIRYYVYKRGFSVIDIVANFILIPYTIYFLVNFALWISGVTLKESVMTEEVVNKEAVLLSYLGLTINRVQFPLSTGLNNYAVIIGAIFSISLILLIIIQDKKYKLLSFFSSVTSLSTLLLIDSRVAIYFPILICFFLKLSKNSNFLVKITPRLFYLVILGPLFLYLFVPLLAYLPFIDMITRNSEELATGNSRFLIWSICLTEFFNIKPIHLVGYGYFGHYGSGVSLEWADIFSTWIDGDLKTSHNTLFTILFDYGYLGLIIYSLVIYNTSKRISKFWNINTKTSLLTFGFISFNLFAGITETLIGFYSPNYFILFFLFLFTEMVSNSHKTTLSQTNYKPVRTNPLSTAYSTLVTTIN, encoded by the coding sequence ATGGCTCTCGTTATTCTAACAATCGTTATTGCTTTACTGCAAATAAATTCCTATTCTGATTCCTCTGTCATTAAAACTGTACCGATTGCTTTGTCAGCGTTATGCTTATATTATTATGCTTTAAAAAGCAACATTAATACTATCCTTGCTCTAATAGGACAAAATAAATCATTACTCTTCTTATTAGTAATGATATTAATTGGTAATTTTCGTTCTAACTATCCTGACCAGACGATAGGTTTTACCATTAGCCGAACTATCAGTACCCTGTTATTATTTAGTGCTTTACTACTTGCCATTCGATATTACGTATATAAACGTGGGTTTTCTGTTATTGATATAGTTGCCAATTTTATACTCATTCCATACACTATTTACTTCTTAGTTAATTTTGCACTGTGGATATCCGGCGTCACTTTAAAGGAAAGCGTAATGACGGAAGAAGTGGTAAATAAGGAGGCCGTACTTCTATCCTACTTAGGTTTAACGATAAACAGAGTACAATTTCCACTATCAACCGGCTTGAATAACTACGCGGTAATAATTGGAGCAATATTCAGTATTAGTTTAATATTATTAATTATTATACAAGATAAAAAGTATAAGTTGCTGTCTTTTTTCAGTAGCGTGACATCATTATCCACTTTACTTCTAATAGACTCAAGAGTAGCAATATACTTTCCTATATTGATTTGTTTTTTTCTAAAGTTATCAAAAAATTCAAATTTTCTTGTAAAGATTACACCTCGTTTATTTTACCTGGTAATACTTGGACCACTGTTTCTATATCTTTTCGTACCTCTGTTAGCATATTTACCATTTATTGATATGATAACAAGAAACAGTGAAGAACTAGCAACTGGTAACTCAAGATTTCTTATATGGTCCATATGTTTAACAGAGTTTTTTAATATTAAACCTATTCATTTAGTCGGCTATGGGTATTTTGGCCATTATGGATCAGGGGTATCTTTAGAGTGGGCCGACATATTCTCAACTTGGATTGATGGTGATCTAAAAACCTCTCACAATACTTTATTCACAATCTTGTTTGATTATGGATACTTAGGGTTAATTATTTATAGCTTAGTAATCTATAATACATCTAAACGAATATCCAAATTTTGGAATATAAATACAAAAACTAGTCTACTAACTTTTGGCTTTATTAGCTTTAATCTCTTTGCAGGAATAACTGAAACATTAATTGGTTTCTACTCGCCAAACTATTTTATACTATTCTTTTTATTTCTTTTTACAGAAATGGTTAGTAATTCTCATAAAACTACTTTATCTCAAACAAATTACAAACCTGTTAGAACAAACCCACTTAGTACTGCGTATTCAACACTCGTAACTACTATTAATTAG
- a CDS encoding 6-hydroxymethylpterin diphosphokinase MptE-like protein: protein MEKLFNYEPENTVNPYRLATSLIAKRIKWDLDYRSWVSRARLKKLHNQYTDKKAVIICNGPSLRKVDLDKYIDSDVYFFGLNKLNLLFDEIRFRPNCFIASNYYVIEQNRDFFNSTDIQLFLNADKANLIDLRKNVAFIKYCAVPRKFARDCSVSLFQGHTVTYTAMQLAFHMGFQKVALIGCDHYFETKGPSNKTVKAGESDPNHFHPKYFADGVKWDLPDLLGSEYHYDLANQIYKNYGRQLYNCTDGGSLEVFERISLDKFINL from the coding sequence ATGGAGAAACTTTTTAACTACGAACCTGAGAATACAGTTAATCCTTACCGTTTAGCGACTTCTTTAATAGCTAAACGTATTAAATGGGATCTAGACTACCGATCATGGGTGTCTCGTGCTAGATTAAAAAAATTACATAACCAATATACTGACAAGAAAGCGGTTATAATTTGTAATGGTCCATCACTCCGAAAAGTAGACCTTGATAAATATATCGACAGTGACGTGTATTTTTTCGGTTTGAACAAATTAAATCTTTTGTTTGATGAAATTCGTTTCCGCCCCAACTGCTTTATAGCATCAAACTATTATGTCATCGAACAAAATAGAGATTTTTTCAATTCTACTGATATACAACTGTTTTTGAATGCTGATAAAGCAAATCTTATTGATTTAAGAAAAAATGTTGCTTTTATAAAATATTGTGCTGTTCCAAGGAAGTTTGCTCGTGACTGCTCTGTTTCTCTATTTCAAGGCCATACTGTTACTTACACTGCTATGCAACTAGCTTTTCATATGGGCTTTCAAAAAGTAGCTCTCATTGGGTGTGATCATTATTTTGAAACAAAAGGCCCGTCAAATAAAACTGTAAAAGCAGGGGAATCTGATCCTAACCACTTTCATCCAAAATATTTTGCTGATGGAGTTAAATGGGACTTACCAGATCTTCTAGGCTCAGAATATCACTACGATCTTGCCAATCAAATTTACAAGAATTACGGCCGTCAACTTTATAACTGTACAGACGGAGGTAGCTTAGAGGTATTTGAACGTATTAGTTTAGATAAGTTCATCAACTTATAA
- a CDS encoding glycosyltransferase family 2 protein yields the protein MPFFSIIIPIYKRKDFLLEALQSCRNQSYKDYEVIIIDDGSPEKVINQIPTEYIDNVTVKYYYIENCGAGLARNFGVDKSQGQFIVFLDSDDSLMPYALNFYHDCITKNNINIIISKRLNTEIITNDQYKEIEQNSYQYINYKDYLSKDIVLEFGASNIIVSKKEFKKVGGFKARSNKTAHAEDHDLMLRLGTTAGFALITNPHCILYRVHDSNSVKEYTKVVHGIKELIKSEYRSIYPGGKRRLFSRYYTIGTPTFHWSIRLLKRKSLKMAFNLFVYSMPFTLTYVFLKPFYSLKAKHYSNGETF from the coding sequence ATGCCATTCTTCTCTATTATAATACCAATCTACAAACGTAAAGACTTTTTACTTGAAGCTTTACAGAGCTGTCGTAATCAATCATATAAGGATTATGAAGTTATTATTATTGATGATGGATCCCCAGAAAAAGTTATTAATCAAATTCCAACGGAATACATTGACAATGTAACTGTTAAGTACTATTATATAGAAAATTGTGGAGCAGGTCTTGCAAGAAACTTTGGCGTAGATAAATCTCAAGGTCAATTTATTGTTTTCCTAGATTCGGATGATTCCTTAATGCCTTATGCACTAAACTTTTACCACGATTGTATTACTAAAAACAATATCAATATTATCATATCCAAAAGACTAAATACAGAAATTATAACAAATGATCAATATAAAGAAATTGAGCAAAATAGTTATCAATACATCAACTATAAAGATTACCTATCTAAGGATATTGTATTAGAGTTTGGCGCTAGTAATATAATAGTAAGTAAAAAAGAATTTAAAAAAGTTGGTGGATTTAAAGCAAGATCTAACAAGACAGCTCATGCGGAAGATCATGACCTTATGTTACGTTTAGGCACCACGGCTGGGTTCGCATTGATTACTAACCCTCATTGTATTTTATACCGCGTTCACGATTCTAATAGTGTAAAAGAATACACTAAAGTTGTGCATGGCATAAAGGAACTAATTAAATCTGAATACAGGTCAATTTACCCTGGCGGTAAAAGACGTTTATTTTCTCGCTATTATACCATAGGAACACCTACTTTCCACTGGTCAATTAGGTTATTGAAAAGAAAAAGTTTGAAAATGGCATTTAACTTGTTTGTCTACTCAATGCCATTTACATTAACTTACGTATTTCTAAAACCGTTTTATTCTTTAAAAGCAAAACATTACAGTAATGGAGAAACTTTTTAA
- a CDS encoding SDR family NAD(P)-dependent oxidoreductase yields the protein MKKALITGVLGGIGSALAQSFRENGYYVYGLDIRDTDDHQADQLIQFDLHRFSTDDAYRSEWKLKFYALIPELHVLVNNAAVQLLDGLDDLKLSDWNHTMSVNLTGPLLLSQHFLDQLEEVNGCIINIGSIHQQLTKRRFISYATSKSALIGLTRALAVDLEGRVRVNAISPAAIETDMLLAGFDGNQSALDELRRIHPVQRIGCPNDVAKMALFLASESSGFIHGANLTLDGGISSVLKDL from the coding sequence ATGAAAAAGGCGCTAATCACAGGGGTATTGGGTGGTATCGGTAGTGCGCTCGCCCAATCGTTCCGCGAAAATGGTTACTACGTGTATGGTCTGGATATTCGTGATACCGACGATCACCAGGCCGACCAGCTGATTCAGTTTGACCTCCACCGGTTTAGTACCGACGATGCGTACCGCTCAGAGTGGAAGCTCAAATTTTACGCGCTGATTCCAGAACTTCATGTACTGGTTAACAATGCCGCTGTACAACTGCTCGACGGACTAGACGACCTGAAGCTGAGCGACTGGAACCACACAATGTCCGTAAACCTGACGGGTCCGCTGTTACTGAGCCAGCATTTCCTTGATCAGCTTGAAGAAGTGAACGGATGCATCATCAACATCGGTAGCATTCACCAGCAGCTTACCAAACGTCGATTCATTAGCTACGCTACCTCCAAAAGTGCGCTCATCGGCTTGACCAGAGCGTTAGCCGTAGATCTGGAAGGGCGAGTTCGTGTCAACGCGATTAGTCCGGCAGCCATCGAAACCGATATGCTATTAGCTGGCTTCGACGGCAACCAAAGCGCATTGGACGAGCTACGTAGAATTCACCCCGTACAGCGCATCGGCTGCCCGAACGATGTAGCAAAAATGGCTTTGTTCTTAGCCTCCGAGAGCTCCGGCTTCATCCATGGCGCTAACCTGACCCTAGACGGCGGAATCAGCTCAGTGTTAAAAGATTTGTAA
- a CDS encoding phosphoglycerate dehydrogenase, translating into MKVLITCPPMLGQLAEFLPIFEEAGIEVIAPKVVQTLSEEELIDLVPTVDGWIIGDDQATERVFRAGKAGKLKAAVKWGIGVDNVDFKACKELDIPIVNTPMMFGAEVATIAVSYVLGLARQTYYIDREVRAGNWVKPAGMSLAGHTVALVGFGDIGKATARFLKAFDMHINVYDPFAKKSESDEANYNFLDFPQELEKADFVVTTCALTPATKHLINAESIQRMKDGVRIVNVSRGPIIDEAALIDALKSGKVHSAGLDVFENEPLPIDSELRQFDRCIFGTHNGSNTIQGVQRASHQAIKSMFEFLEIAEPVA; encoded by the coding sequence ATGAAAGTTTTAATTACGTGCCCACCGATGCTTGGCCAGTTGGCGGAATTTCTTCCCATCTTCGAAGAAGCAGGCATCGAAGTAATTGCTCCGAAAGTTGTTCAAACGTTGTCCGAAGAAGAACTGATTGATCTGGTACCAACCGTTGATGGCTGGATTATCGGTGATGATCAGGCGACCGAACGGGTGTTCCGGGCGGGCAAGGCTGGAAAGCTAAAAGCCGCTGTCAAGTGGGGCATTGGCGTCGACAACGTTGATTTCAAAGCGTGCAAAGAACTGGATATTCCAATCGTAAACACGCCGATGATGTTTGGAGCCGAAGTGGCCACCATCGCCGTATCGTACGTGCTGGGCCTGGCTCGACAAACCTACTACATTGATCGTGAAGTTCGGGCGGGCAACTGGGTTAAGCCAGCAGGGATGTCTCTTGCCGGTCACACGGTAGCACTGGTTGGCTTCGGCGACATTGGCAAAGCGACAGCCCGGTTCCTGAAAGCCTTCGACATGCACATTAATGTGTATGATCCTTTCGCCAAAAAGTCTGAGTCAGATGAGGCAAACTACAACTTTCTTGATTTTCCGCAAGAACTAGAGAAAGCCGATTTCGTCGTGACCACCTGCGCGTTGACGCCAGCAACAAAGCACTTAATCAATGCAGAAAGTATTCAGCGCATGAAGGACGGCGTACGGATTGTCAACGTATCGCGTGGTCCAATCATTGACGAAGCTGCCCTGATCGACGCACTTAAATCCGGCAAAGTACATTCCGCTGGTTTAGACGTATTCGAAAACGAACCCCTTCCAATTGATTCAGAGCTTCGCCAGTTTGACCGCTGCATCTTTGGTACGCACAACGGCTCCAATACGATTCAGGGTGTTCAACGCGCCAGCCATCAGGCAATCAAGTCAATGTTTGAATTTTTAGAAATCGCCGAACCGGTTGCATAA
- a CDS encoding cytidylyltransferase domain-containing protein, whose product MSYSVAAIVPMRHSSERVPGKNYRDFAGKPLFHRIIDTLLECPSVTQVVIDTDSPTVIEQTEIYYPTVTVLERPEHLRDGAIPMNNVLLNTCEQIPADFYLQTHSTNPLLSAETIEKGIQQFLKNYPIYDTLFGVTRMQVRLWDQLVRAVNHNPAILLRTQDLPPLYMENSCMYLFKKETLVQKHNRIGDRPFMHDIPEIEAQDIDVELNFKVAEFLFTELYPELAL is encoded by the coding sequence ATGTCATACTCCGTTGCTGCTATTGTGCCCATGCGTCATTCCAGCGAGCGCGTTCCTGGAAAAAACTACCGAGATTTCGCGGGCAAACCCCTTTTTCATCGCATTATTGATACCCTGCTCGAGTGTCCTTCGGTTACCCAGGTGGTGATTGACACGGATAGCCCAACGGTCATCGAACAGACGGAGATCTATTACCCGACTGTAACCGTTCTAGAACGGCCCGAACATCTGCGCGACGGGGCTATTCCGATGAACAATGTCCTGCTCAATACCTGTGAGCAGATTCCGGCGGATTTTTATTTACAGACCCATAGCACAAACCCACTACTGTCGGCCGAAACGATTGAAAAAGGAATTCAGCAGTTTCTAAAAAATTACCCCATTTACGACACGCTCTTTGGTGTTACGCGCATGCAGGTGCGGTTGTGGGATCAGTTAGTTCGGGCAGTCAACCATAATCCAGCGATCCTACTTCGGACTCAGGATCTACCACCGCTCTACATGGAAAACTCCTGCATGTATCTGTTCAAAAAAGAGACACTTGTTCAGAAGCATAACCGTATCGGTGACCGGCCGTTCATGCACGATATTCCCGAAATCGAAGCGCAGGACATCGACGTTGAACTGAATTTTAAAGTAGCCGAATTCCTCTTTACTGAACTTTATCCTGAACTAGCCCTATGA
- a CDS encoding cyclase family protein: MNSQAPIDISVTLGPTLPTWPGSMGVQVQSLQTIGPDSDANVSRLDMDVHTGTHLDAPLHFVADGADTTSLSLTTLVGSCRVVSIPNTDTITRELLERYVGHDVPNRLLLRTDNSRTQWYEKPFQQSFTALAADAAEWLVDNQVEVIGIDYLSIQRYADSPATHQILLRNQVVILEGIYLGNVEPGTYQLVCLPLKVQGLEGVPCRAVLYQN; this comes from the coding sequence ATGAATAGCCAAGCGCCAATCGATATCTCGGTCACCTTAGGCCCTACCCTTCCTACCTGGCCGGGCAGCATGGGTGTGCAGGTTCAATCCCTTCAGACGATTGGACCCGATTCGGACGCTAACGTGAGCCGACTGGACATGGACGTACACACAGGAACGCACCTGGATGCTCCTTTGCACTTCGTCGCCGACGGGGCGGATACGACATCGCTCTCCTTGACTACGCTGGTTGGCTCCTGCCGGGTCGTATCGATTCCAAATACGGACACGATCACGCGCGAGTTGCTGGAACGCTACGTAGGACACGATGTACCGAATCGGTTGTTGCTTCGTACCGACAATTCACGCACACAGTGGTACGAGAAGCCGTTTCAGCAATCGTTTACAGCACTGGCGGCCGATGCAGCCGAATGGCTGGTAGATAATCAGGTCGAGGTCATCGGTATCGATTATTTATCAATCCAGCGCTACGCCGACTCACCTGCGACGCACCAGATTCTTTTGCGCAACCAGGTTGTCATTCTAGAAGGTATTTACCTGGGTAATGTAGAGCCGGGAACCTACCAGCTGGTGTGTTTACCCTTGAAAGTTCAGGGCCTCGAAGGCGTTCCTTGCCGGGCCGTATTGTATCAGAATTAA
- a CDS encoding glycosyltransferase: protein MKCSIIIRAFNEEKHIGKLLDGIARQESQHTIEIILVDSGSTDNTVQIAESRGAQVIKIRPEEFSFGRALNLGCQYASGDILLFASAHVYPVYTNWIDRMLAPLEDSKVALTYGRQIGNHLSKFSEQQLFAKWFPDVSNSNQSIPFCNNANTAIRRSLWEQMTYDESLTGLEDLHWAGAIQQQGYKIAYQADAVIVHVHEETPRKIYNRYYREAIAFKRLKPHATFNSWHFVYLAVTNILSDYSAAMQTGAFLANVFDIPMFRVLQFWGTYQGYRFVGTLDRTLRQRFYYPNEFFRREKVEHAVQPLMKQIAYE from the coding sequence ATGAAGTGCAGTATCATTATACGTGCCTTTAATGAAGAAAAACACATCGGTAAGCTACTTGATGGCATTGCTCGTCAGGAGAGTCAGCACACCATTGAGATAATTCTAGTAGACTCAGGCTCAACCGATAATACTGTTCAGATTGCCGAAAGCAGAGGAGCGCAGGTCATAAAAATCCGGCCCGAAGAGTTTTCCTTCGGACGAGCGCTCAATCTGGGATGTCAGTATGCGTCCGGCGATATTCTGCTCTTTGCCAGTGCCCACGTGTATCCCGTTTACACCAACTGGATTGACCGGATGCTGGCCCCATTAGAAGATTCTAAAGTGGCCTTGACGTACGGTCGGCAGATTGGCAATCACCTAAGCAAATTCTCGGAGCAACAGCTGTTTGCCAAGTGGTTCCCGGACGTTTCGAACAGCAACCAGTCTATTCCCTTCTGCAACAATGCCAACACGGCCATTCGTCGCTCGCTTTGGGAACAGATGACCTACGATGAGTCACTAACGGGGCTAGAAGATCTTCACTGGGCGGGCGCTATACAGCAGCAGGGTTACAAAATTGCCTACCAGGCCGATGCGGTTATCGTTCACGTGCACGAAGAAACACCCCGCAAGATCTACAATCGGTATTACCGGGAAGCCATTGCGTTTAAACGGCTTAAGCCACACGCTACGTTCAACAGTTGGCACTTCGTTTACCTGGCCGTCACTAATATTCTGAGTGATTACAGCGCTGCGATGCAAACAGGAGCCTTTCTGGCCAACGTGTTTGACATACCCATGTTTCGGGTGCTTCAATTCTGGGGTACTTACCAGGGCTACCGCTTCGTAGGAACGCTTGATCGTACGCTCCGCCAACGGTTCTACTATCCGAACGAATTCTTCCGGCGCGAGAAAGTGGAACACGCCGTTCAGCCGCTTATGAAACAAATAGCGTATGAATAG
- a CDS encoding sugar transferase — MLGFSLPSLDDSAVLNESFSATVSHQVKLSRGHRWGKRLFDVVVSGLVIVTLLIWIVPLIGLFIRLTSPGPMLFRQVRTGRNGRPFRCLKFRTMRFDKQAEFRQATKNDSRITPIGRFLRKTNLDELPQVFNVLLGDMSIVGPRPHPVQLDAQHWYTLPSYASRYAVKPGITGLAQVRGCRGETANLIDMEHRVRFDRFYISKQSPWLDLSICWWTAFKMLTGDKKAW, encoded by the coding sequence ATGCTCGGCTTTTCTTTGCCATCGCTCGATGATTCAGCAGTACTTAACGAATCGTTTTCGGCAACAGTCAGTCACCAAGTTAAGTTGTCCCGCGGACACAGATGGGGTAAACGACTATTCGACGTTGTTGTTTCTGGATTGGTTATCGTTACACTGCTGATCTGGATCGTACCCCTTATTGGTCTGTTTATCAGGCTGACATCACCCGGTCCTATGCTGTTCAGACAAGTACGTACCGGCCGCAACGGTCGTCCGTTTCGCTGCCTGAAATTCCGAACCATGCGGTTTGACAAACAGGCAGAGTTTCGGCAGGCGACAAAGAATGACAGCCGCATAACGCCGATTGGCCGCTTTCTGCGCAAGACGAATCTGGATGAATTGCCGCAGGTGTTTAACGTACTGCTAGGTGATATGAGCATCGTTGGTCCGCGACCACACCCTGTTCAACTGGATGCGCAGCACTGGTACACGCTGCCGTCTTACGCGAGCCGCTACGCCGTCAAACCGGGCATAACGGGATTGGCTCAGGTACGTGGCTGCCGGGGCGAAACGGCTAACTTAATCGACATGGAACACCGGGTACGCTTCGACCGCTTTTACATCAGCAAGCAATCGCCCTGGCTCGACCTGTCAATCTGCTGGTGGACAGCTTTCAAGATGCTTACTGGTGACAAGAAAGCATGGTAA
- a CDS encoding GumC family protein, protein MSNQNNYAYAPYQVYEAETTPDLRMILMRYAHYWKWFVLSVLLAGGAAYAYLIYQTPIYKVQTSLLIKDDKKGLSEDNILKEMDIFTPKKVVENEMEILKSYALMDKVVTSLGLDVQYFRPTSTVKQEIFNESPIRLIVERGNDELYETPLPITIESPRTVRIEGTVYPINQTIQTPYGRLRVFPKRALKASTEPLIVQVSPHRETVEKYLKRLTVDASSKVSTVLLMTLEDAVPDKGEAMLNKLITEYNQAAIVDKNIVAANTLNFIEERLKLIAGELSTVEKGVESYKSSKGITDLGSQAQLFLSTVKDNDDQLNQASIQLGVIQELERYVTSKSNERGVAPSVLAINDPVLVGLVGKVSELELQRDQLSRTTTPSNPILQSLDSQIKATKESLSENIQNIKLMISGRQEKLKATNRLLENQIRTIPSKERALVDITRQQSIKNNLYTYLLAKREETALSYASTVADSRTIDPPRTGSEPIKPVKGMIFLLFGLFGLMMPVGVLTARDALNNRVNRRTDVESVSQVPILGEIVASRSVEPLVMVSNQRSVIAEQIRALRTNLQFLRSDPNSSQVIMFTSSISGEGKSFLSLNLGASLALVDRPTVILEMDLRKPKIHSVLGVTNTIGISNYLIQEATLDDVLQPIPGFPNYHIITCGPIPPNPAELLSSPALEQLFKELRERFSYIIVDSPPIGLVTDAQLIAPHVDATMFMVRHDHTPKAYLRMIDTLYKENRFQRLNLILNGVGTGGDSYQYGYGGYSYGGYYEESAKIAKASTGQRR, encoded by the coding sequence ATGTCGAATCAGAATAACTATGCTTATGCTCCGTACCAAGTGTACGAAGCGGAGACTACGCCTGATCTGCGAATGATTCTTATGCGGTATGCGCATTACTGGAAGTGGTTTGTTCTTTCGGTTTTGCTGGCAGGAGGAGCCGCTTATGCCTACTTGATTTATCAGACGCCAATCTATAAGGTACAGACCAGCCTTTTGATCAAAGACGACAAGAAGGGCCTGAGTGAGGATAACATCCTGAAAGAGATGGACATTTTCACCCCTAAAAAGGTCGTTGAGAACGAAATGGAAATTCTGAAGTCCTACGCGCTCATGGACAAAGTGGTAACGAGCCTTGGATTGGATGTTCAATATTTTCGGCCCACCAGTACGGTGAAGCAGGAAATTTTCAATGAATCGCCGATACGCCTGATCGTTGAGAGAGGTAATGATGAGCTTTATGAGACACCGTTGCCGATCACAATCGAGAGTCCTAGAACTGTACGTATAGAGGGTACCGTTTATCCGATTAACCAAACGATACAGACTCCGTACGGACGTTTGCGGGTATTTCCAAAACGCGCCCTAAAGGCGTCTACAGAGCCCCTGATCGTTCAGGTTTCCCCTCACCGCGAAACAGTAGAAAAGTACCTGAAAAGGCTGACCGTAGACGCAAGCAGCAAAGTATCGACTGTACTGCTAATGACCCTGGAAGACGCCGTGCCGGATAAAGGGGAAGCGATGCTGAACAAGCTGATCACCGAGTATAACCAGGCGGCTATTGTTGATAAAAATATCGTCGCTGCCAATACGCTGAACTTTATCGAAGAGCGGTTGAAGCTCATTGCGGGCGAGTTATCGACTGTTGAAAAAGGTGTTGAATCATACAAGTCGTCGAAAGGCATTACGGACCTTGGCTCACAGGCTCAGCTATTCCTGTCGACGGTGAAAGACAACGATGATCAGTTGAATCAGGCTTCTATTCAACTGGGTGTTATTCAGGAACTCGAACGCTATGTGACCAGCAAATCCAACGAGCGGGGTGTGGCTCCCAGCGTATTGGCAATCAACGATCCTGTACTTGTTGGCTTGGTTGGTAAAGTAAGTGAACTGGAGTTGCAGCGCGATCAGCTTAGCCGGACAACGACCCCAAGCAACCCGATTCTGCAATCGCTGGACTCGCAGATCAAAGCGACCAAAGAAAGCTTGAGCGAAAACATTCAGAATATAAAGTTGATGATTAGCGGCAGACAGGAAAAGCTAAAAGCGACCAATCGTTTGCTGGAAAATCAGATTCGCACGATACCTAGTAAAGAGCGCGCGCTGGTCGATATTACCCGTCAACAGTCGATCAAAAACAACCTATATACCTACTTGTTGGCAAAGCGGGAAGAAACAGCTCTTTCGTATGCATCGACCGTTGCTGACAGCCGTACCATCGACCCACCCCGCACGGGAAGTGAGCCAATTAAACCCGTTAAAGGCATGATTTTCCTGCTCTTCGGCCTTTTTGGTCTGATGATGCCCGTGGGTGTATTGACGGCCCGCGATGCCCTTAACAACCGCGTAAATCGCCGGACCGATGTTGAGTCGGTATCACAGGTCCCAATCCTGGGAGAAATTGTAGCCAGCCGGAGCGTTGAGCCCCTGGTCATGGTATCGAACCAGCGCTCGGTTATCGCCGAACAAATCCGTGCCCTCCGTACGAATCTTCAATTCCTGCGAAGTGATCCTAACAGCAGCCAGGTTATAATGTTTACCTCGAGCATCAGCGGTGAAGGAAAGTCGTTCCTATCCTTAAATCTGGGCGCTAGCCTTGCTCTTGTTGATCGGCCAACTGTCATCCTGGAAATGGATTTACGCAAGCCTAAGATCCACTCCGTACTGGGTGTGACTAATACGATAGGCATTAGTAACTACCTGATCCAAGAAGCTACGCTGGACGATGTGCTTCAACCGATACCGGGCTTTCCGAATTACCACATCATCACCTGTGGTCCTATCCCGCCAAACCCAGCAGAGTTGCTGAGTAGCCCGGCCCTCGAGCAGCTATTCAAGGAGTTACGGGAGCGGTTTTCCTACATCATCGTTGACTCTCCTCCGATTGGCTTAGTCACAGACGCTCAGTTGATTGCTCCGCACGTTGACGCAACCATGTTTATGGTACGCCATGATCATACTCCGAAAGCTTACCTACGGATGATCGATACGCTTTACAAAGAAAACCGATTCCAGCGGCTGAATTTGATCCTGAATGGAGTTGGCACCGGCGGTGATTCGTATCAGTACGGATATGGCGGTTACAGTTACGGTGGTTATTACGAAGAGTCGGCTAAAATAGCGAAAGCCTCTACTGGTCAACGTCGGTAA